One Flavobacterium sp. 90 DNA segment encodes these proteins:
- a CDS encoding ABC transporter ATP-binding protein, translated as MIHAKNIHKFYDQLEVLKGVDLHIKKGEIVSIVGASGAGKTTLLHILGTLDKPSKADTDSSLTINGQNVLGFNDKALSKFRNLNLGFIFQFHQLLPEFTALENVCIPAYIAGKKPSETEAEAKKLLTFLGLSHRIDHKPNELSGGEQQRVAVARALINKPDVIFADEPSGNLDTHSAENLHQLFFQLRDEFGQTFVIVTHNEELANMADRKLVMVDGLISN; from the coding sequence ATGATACACGCAAAAAATATACATAAATTCTACGACCAACTTGAAGTTCTTAAAGGAGTTGATTTGCATATTAAAAAAGGAGAAATTGTTTCTATCGTTGGTGCTTCTGGTGCCGGAAAAACGACTTTATTACATATTTTAGGTACACTTGACAAACCTTCGAAAGCTGACACAGATAGTTCTTTGACTATAAATGGTCAAAATGTTTTGGGTTTCAATGATAAAGCGTTATCAAAATTCCGAAATTTAAATCTAGGTTTCATTTTTCAGTTTCACCAGCTTTTACCTGAGTTTACAGCTTTAGAAAATGTTTGTATTCCAGCTTATATTGCAGGAAAAAAACCGTCAGAAACAGAAGCTGAAGCTAAAAAATTATTGACTTTCTTAGGATTATCACATCGAATCGATCATAAACCAAACGAACTTTCCGGCGGAGAACAACAACGTGTTGCCGTTGCAAGAGCGCTAATTAATAAACCGGACGTTATTTTTGCCGATGAACCTTCCGGGAATCTCGACACACATTCTGCCGAAAATTTACATCAATTGTTCTTTCAGCTTCGTGACGAATTTGGACAGACTTTTGTCATCGTAACTCACAACGAAGAACTTGCAAATATGGCCGATAGAAAATTGGTAATGGTTGATGGTTTAATTAGTAATTAG